From a region of the Oncorhynchus tshawytscha isolate Ot180627B linkage group LG14, Otsh_v2.0, whole genome shotgun sequence genome:
- the LOC112266358 gene encoding lymphocyte function-associated antigen 3-like isoform X24, with product MYEMSAFLDDLYLKVGGELVLTPDKSTVPDSIISVLWKHGKNKVAEWDQGFGGLDIYASFKERTTLDNTTGELRISGLKNTDSGVYSVEFNSKLLDKTYKLSVIKAVPKPTITSSCNPDKTSCTLTCEGDTTDAEPVTYSWKKGERAWEDLDKQLSVSKSTNGIKYTCKLSNAVSSQVSEPVGEVFGSEHSSIGVVVALVVVAIVAFAVIIDERGNPLCFSSFSSSSTFLLLLWTMYCGWQLECGPEFIFQSPTWVNVPKNQ from the exons ATGTATGAAATGTCTGCTTTCCTAGATGATCTTTATCTTAAAGTGGGAGGTGAGCTCGTGTTGACGCCGGACAAGTCCACGGTGCCTGACTCCATCATAAGCGTCCTATGGAAGCATGGGAAGAACAAGGTGGCAGAGTGGGACCAGGGGTTTGGTGGTCTGGACATCTATGCCTCCTTCAAAGAGCGTACAACCCTGGACAATACTACTGGAGAGCTGAGAATCAGTGGATtgaagaacacagacagtggagttTATTCTGTGGAGTTCAACAGCAAACTGCTTGACAAAACATATAAACTATCTGTTATCA AGGCAGTCCCCAAACCCACCATCACTTCTTCCTGTAACCCAGACAAAACctcctgcactctgacctgtgaGGGCGACACCACTGATGCTGAACCAGTCACCTACAGctggaaaaagggagagagggcgTGGGAGGACTTAGACAAACAGCTAAGTGTCTCTAAATCAACCAATGGTATCAAGTACACCTGCAAGCTGAGTAATGCTGTTAGTTCGCAAGTCAGTGAGCCAGTTGGAGAGGTGTTTGGTTCAG AGCATTCCAGTATCGGTGTTGTTGTTGCTTTGGTTGTCGTTGCCATTGTAGCGTTTGCTGTCATAATAG atgaaaggggaaacCCACTTTGTTTCTCCTCCTTCAGTTCTTCTTctacttttcttcttcttctgtggacaaTGTATTGCGGTTGgcaactggagtgtggacctgagttcatctttcaatcacccacgtgggtaaatgttcctaaaaaccaatga
- the LOC112266359 gene encoding protein SPT2 homolog isoform X2, whose translation MLTVVQLCSHPIAAGPSTTRYVITNGNVILNPGIRGGVLQEILWKHGVNKAVEWSTGGIQEFRDFKGRTSLNTTTGEITIRQLTKQLSGVYEAECMIGHKIQTFQQRVEVIDTVSQPEVTCELNGTVATIHCSAEGPLVEYRWSWPDHQGEMWSQEKNGQHYNIKSPESVSYTCEARNPVSEKTSTYSSNDCLATGNPEIYIYTGICAGVLLVAVVVAVVVWLVKKRSKDLRSTGNASHLGEDREKAVAISQAEIVEEENKLLLDEELKDRVNQINQTSEAVKTGDGEGEKKPLLDKAGSTDTDVIVSNIPFKLNNQNQVWGWEFGKRQREEKEQNTESKQNMNVTLGTVTQDSVQTAPPKPPRSSLNYNSPYLQTLETQHSREHHGRGTDQSMAGYGTEREGAGNGQLMPQKVLILDTEEESGGKEEGTREDGEDVEKEKVGGDDSVTEEGEGQEDTDRRDDGGERNGQERETENNEEEQVKGEGEERGKERKEKAQLLPNKHSPKKLPPPPLAPKPSSIRHVNQMGVEQGSVVKTMETQRSSGQVDRERGTPDLSGLRRPNNSVSDSTDTPDRSSPGLSALPIVTAFSPKVGSGTLSNPVKASSGAPSGPGDTSSGAPSGPGDTSSGAPFGPGDTSSGAPSGPGDTSSGAPSGPGDTSSGAPSGPGDTSSGAPSGPGDTSSGAPSRPGDTSSGAPSRTGDTSSGAPSGPGDTSSGAPSRPGDTSSGAPSGPGDTSSGAPSGPGDTSSGAPSRPGDTSSGAPSRPGDTSSDTTSTAIESSSDTLSTTEENVPTETSKATASVPGETS comes from the exons ATGTTAACTGTGGTGCAACTCTGTTCTCATCCCATAGCAGCTGGACCGTCCACCACCCGTTATGTCATCACAAACGGCAATGTCATTCTCAACCCTGGGATCCGTGGTGGAGTTTTACAGGAGATCCTGTGGAAACATGGTGTAAACAAGGCGGTGGAATGGAGCACTGGCGGGATACAGGAATTTCGTGATTTTAAAGGGAGGACATCCTTGAACACCACGACTGGAGAAATCACTATCAGACAGCTGACCAAGCAGCTCAGTGGGGTGTATGAGGCAGAGTGTATGATTGGTCACAAAATACAGACCTTTCAGCAGAGAGTGGAAGTCATTG ACACAGTATCACAACCTGAAGTCACCTGTGAATTGAACGGTACCGTGGCAACAATTCACTGCAGTGCTGAGGGTCCACTGGTGGAGTATCGCTGGTCTTGGCCTGACCACCAGGGGGAGATGTGGAGCCAGGAGAAGAATGGACAGCACTACAACATCAAATCCCCAGAGTCAGTCAGCTACACCTGTGAGGCCAGGAACCCAGTCAGTGAGAAGACATCGACCTACAGCAGCAATGACTGTCTGGCTACAG gtaatCCTGAGATCTACATCTACACTGGTATTTGTGCAGGTGTCTTGTTGGTTGCTGTTGTGGTTGCTGTTGTGGTCTGGCTCGTCAAGAAGCGTTCCAAAG ATTTGCGGAGCACAGGGAATGCCAGCCATCTTGGAGAGGATCGAGAGAAGGCGGTGGCAATCAGCCAGGCAGAGATTGTGGAAGAGGAGAATAAGCTATTACTAGATGAAGAACTAAAGGACAGGGTCAATCAGATCAACCAGACCAGTGAGGCTGTGAAAACtggagatggtgagggagagaagAAACCATTACTAGACAAGGCAGGATCCACTGatacagatgttattgtgagtaaTATCCCGTTCAAACTGAACAACCAGAATCAGGTTTGGGGTTGGGAGTtcggaaagagacagagggaagaaaaAGAGCAGAACACAGAATCCAAACAGAACATGAACGTTACCTTGGGGACTGTTACCCAAGATTCTGTCCAAACTGCTCCTCCAAAACCACCTCGGAGCAGCCTTAACTATAATTCACCGTACCTACAGACTCTGGagacacagcacagcagagagcaTCATGGGAGAGGAACTGACCAAAGCATGGCTGGTtatggcacagagagagagggagcgggaaatGGACAGCTTATGCCCCAGAAAGTCCTAATCTTagacacagaggaggagagtggaggaaaggaggaggggacaAGAGAGGACGGAGAAGATGTTGAGAAAGAGAAGGTAGGAGGAGATGATTCagtgacagaggagggagaggggcaagAAGATACAGataggagagatgatggaggagaaagaaatggacaggagagagagactgaaaataATGAAGAAGAGCaggtgaaaggagagggagaagaaagagggaaggagaggaaagaaaaagcCCAACTTCTCCCAAACAAACACTCCCCCAAAAAgctcccccccccacctctcgcCCCAAAACCATCATCTATAAGACATGTTAACCAGATGGGTGTAGAACAAGGAAGCGTAGTGAAGACAATGGAAACCCAGAGGAGCAGTGgtcaggtagacagagagagaggaacacctGACCTATCAGGTCTGAGGAGACCCAATAACTCAGTGTCAGACAGTACAGACACTCCTGATAGAAGCAGTCCAGGATTGTCAGCTCTTCCTATAGTCACAGCATTTAGTCCAAAGGTGGGCAGTGGTACTCTATCCAATCCAGTAAAGGCCAGTTCAGGTGCACCCTCCGGACCAGGAGACACCAGTTCAGGTGCACCCTCCGGACCAGGAGACACCAGTTCAGGTGCACCCTTCGGACCAGGAGACACCAGTTCAGGTGCACCCTCCGGACCAGGAGACACCAGTTCAGGTGCACCCTCCGGACCAGGAGACACCAGTTCAGGTGCACCCTCCGGACCAGGAGACACCAGTTCAGGTGCACCCTCCGGACCAGGAGACACCAGTTCAGGTGCACCCTCCAGACCAGGAGACACCAGTTCAGGTGCACCCTCCAGAACAGGAGACACCAGTTCAGGTGCACCCTCCGGACCAGGAGACACCAGTTCAGGTGCACCCTCCAGACCAGGAGACACCAGTTCAGGTGCACCCTCCGGACCAGGAGACACCAGTTCAGGTGCACCCTCCGGACCAGGAGACACCAGTTCAGGTGCACCCTCCAGACCAGGAGACACCAGTTCAGGTGCACCCTCCAGACCAGGAGACACCAGTTCAG ATACAACTAGTACAGCAATAGAGAGTAGCTCAGATACTCTGTCTACGACAGAGGAAAATGTACCAACAGAGACCAGTAAAGCTACAGCCTCTGTACCAGGAGAAACCAGTTGA
- the LOC112266359 gene encoding protein SPT2 homolog isoform X1, with amino-acid sequence MLTVVQLCSHPIAAGPSTTRYVITNGNVILNPGIRGGVLQEILWKHGVNKAVEWSTGGIQEFRDFKGRTSLNTTTGEITIRQLTKQLSGVYEAECMIGHKIQTFQQRVEVIDTVSQPEVTCELNGTVATIHCSAEGPLVEYRWSWPDHQGEMWSQEKNGQHYNIKSPESVSYTCEARNPVSEKTSTYSSNDCLATGNPEIYIYTGICAGVLLVAVVVAVVVWLVKKRSKDLRSTGNASHLGEDREKAVAISQAEIVEEENKLLLDEELKDRVNQINQTSEAVKTGDGEGEKKPLLDKAGSTDTDVIVSNIPFKLNNQNQVWGWEFGKRQREEKEQNTESKQNMNVTLGTVTQDSVQTAPPKPPRSSLNYNSPYLQTLETQHSREHHGRGTDQSMAGYGTEREGAGNGQLMPQKVLILDTEEESGGKEEGTREDGEDVEKEKVGGDDSVTEEGEGQEDTDRRDDGGERNGQERETENNEEEQVKGEGEERGKERKEKAQLLPNKHSPKKLPPPPLAPKPSSIRHVNQMGVEQGSVVKTMETQRSSGQVDRERGTPDLSGLRRPNNSVSDSTDTPDRSSPGLSALPIVTAFSPKVGSGTLSNPVKASSGAPSGPGDTSSGAPSGPGDTSSGAPFGPGDTSSGAPSGPGDTSSGAPSGPGDTSSGAPSGPGDTSSGAPSGPGDTSSGAPSRPGDTSSGAPSRTGDTSSGAPSGPGDTSSGAPSRPGDTSSGAPSGPGDTSSGAPSGPGDTSSGAPSRPGDTSSGAPSRPGDTSSGAPSRPGDTSSDTTSTAIESSSDTLSTTEENVPTETSKATASVPGETS; translated from the exons ATGTTAACTGTGGTGCAACTCTGTTCTCATCCCATAGCAGCTGGACCGTCCACCACCCGTTATGTCATCACAAACGGCAATGTCATTCTCAACCCTGGGATCCGTGGTGGAGTTTTACAGGAGATCCTGTGGAAACATGGTGTAAACAAGGCGGTGGAATGGAGCACTGGCGGGATACAGGAATTTCGTGATTTTAAAGGGAGGACATCCTTGAACACCACGACTGGAGAAATCACTATCAGACAGCTGACCAAGCAGCTCAGTGGGGTGTATGAGGCAGAGTGTATGATTGGTCACAAAATACAGACCTTTCAGCAGAGAGTGGAAGTCATTG ACACAGTATCACAACCTGAAGTCACCTGTGAATTGAACGGTACCGTGGCAACAATTCACTGCAGTGCTGAGGGTCCACTGGTGGAGTATCGCTGGTCTTGGCCTGACCACCAGGGGGAGATGTGGAGCCAGGAGAAGAATGGACAGCACTACAACATCAAATCCCCAGAGTCAGTCAGCTACACCTGTGAGGCCAGGAACCCAGTCAGTGAGAAGACATCGACCTACAGCAGCAATGACTGTCTGGCTACAG gtaatCCTGAGATCTACATCTACACTGGTATTTGTGCAGGTGTCTTGTTGGTTGCTGTTGTGGTTGCTGTTGTGGTCTGGCTCGTCAAGAAGCGTTCCAAAG ATTTGCGGAGCACAGGGAATGCCAGCCATCTTGGAGAGGATCGAGAGAAGGCGGTGGCAATCAGCCAGGCAGAGATTGTGGAAGAGGAGAATAAGCTATTACTAGATGAAGAACTAAAGGACAGGGTCAATCAGATCAACCAGACCAGTGAGGCTGTGAAAACtggagatggtgagggagagaagAAACCATTACTAGACAAGGCAGGATCCACTGatacagatgttattgtgagtaaTATCCCGTTCAAACTGAACAACCAGAATCAGGTTTGGGGTTGGGAGTtcggaaagagacagagggaagaaaaAGAGCAGAACACAGAATCCAAACAGAACATGAACGTTACCTTGGGGACTGTTACCCAAGATTCTGTCCAAACTGCTCCTCCAAAACCACCTCGGAGCAGCCTTAACTATAATTCACCGTACCTACAGACTCTGGagacacagcacagcagagagcaTCATGGGAGAGGAACTGACCAAAGCATGGCTGGTtatggcacagagagagagggagcgggaaatGGACAGCTTATGCCCCAGAAAGTCCTAATCTTagacacagaggaggagagtggaggaaaggaggaggggacaAGAGAGGACGGAGAAGATGTTGAGAAAGAGAAGGTAGGAGGAGATGATTCagtgacagaggagggagaggggcaagAAGATACAGataggagagatgatggaggagaaagaaatggacaggagagagagactgaaaataATGAAGAAGAGCaggtgaaaggagagggagaagaaagagggaaggagaggaaagaaaaagcCCAACTTCTCCCAAACAAACACTCCCCCAAAAAgctcccccccccacctctcgcCCCAAAACCATCATCTATAAGACATGTTAACCAGATGGGTGTAGAACAAGGAAGCGTAGTGAAGACAATGGAAACCCAGAGGAGCAGTGgtcaggtagacagagagagaggaacacctGACCTATCAGGTCTGAGGAGACCCAATAACTCAGTGTCAGACAGTACAGACACTCCTGATAGAAGCAGTCCAGGATTGTCAGCTCTTCCTATAGTCACAGCATTTAGTCCAAAGGTGGGCAGTGGTACTCTATCCAATCCAGTAAAGGCCAGTTCAGGTGCACCCTCCGGACCAGGAGACACCAGTTCAGGTGCACCCTCCGGACCAGGAGACACCAGTTCAGGTGCACCCTTCGGACCAGGAGACACCAGTTCAGGTGCACCCTCCGGACCAGGAGACACCAGTTCAGGTGCACCCTCCGGACCAGGAGACACCAGTTCAGGTGCACCCTCCGGACCAGGAGACACCAGTTCAGGTGCACCCTCCGGACCAGGAGACACCAGTTCAGGTGCACCCTCCAGACCAGGAGACACCAGTTCAGGTGCACCCTCCAGAACAGGAGACACCAGTTCAGGTGCACCCTCCGGACCAGGAGACACCAGTTCAGGTGCACCCTCCAGACCAGGAGACACCAGTTCAGGTGCACCCTCCGGACCAGGAGACACCAGTTCAGGTGCACCCTCCGGACCAGGAGACACCAGTTCAGGTGCACCCTCCAGACCAGGAGACACCAGTTCAGGTGCACCCTCCAGACCAGGAGACACCAGTTCAGGTGCACCCTCCAGACCAGGAGACACCAGTTCAGATACAACTAGTACAGCAATAGAGAGTAGCTCAGATACTCTGTCTACGACAGAGGAAAATGTACCAACAGAGACCAGTAAAGCTACAGCCTCTGTACCAGGAGAAACCAGTTGA
- the LOC112266360 gene encoding T-cell surface antigen CD2 isoform X2, whose translation MACTLPLALLVLHGFLSLSAEKVSKPSVKFTCSDKDVTFTCILTNTEGVTFKWRKNGKPLNGGEKTTLIIGLKELKEPDTFTCSAVNEVSNETSDIIKPTCKAVSKSIDRHLLFGFDFLTMVCILAGGGGLVLLLIIITLVCCCLSRRKSQMRFEEERELRLAPLTKTQHPYHSEGQTKHPSQPEGQKQRQRPPGGAPPGSTGPRPTARASNQAEPQHRAQARGRPPQTPMDDDEEQPPPLPQPRKKGPHPPRH comes from the exons ATGGCCTGTACATTACCACTGGCATTACTTGTCCTTCAtggatttctctctctttcagcag AAAAGGTCTCCAAGCCCTCAGTGAAATTCACCTGTTCTGATAAGGACGTCACCTTTACCTGTATCTTGACCAACACTGAGGGAGTGACTTTCAAGTGGAGAAAGAACGGAAAGCCTTTaaatgggggggaaaaaacaacctTGATCATCGGTCTGAAAGAACTGAAAGAGCCGGACACCTTCACCTGCTCTGCAGTCAATGAGGTCAGCAATGAGACAAGTGACATCATCAAACCAACATGCAAGG CTGTCTCAAAATCGATTGATCGGCATTTACTGTTTGGTTTTGATTTCTTGACCATGGTGTGCATCCTGGCCGGGGGAGGGGGCTTGGtactcctcctcatcatcatcaccttggTGTGCTGTTGCCTCAGCCGACGCAAGAGCCAGATGCGCTTTGAAG AGGAAAGAGAGTTAAGACTAGCCCCCCTGACCAAGACCCAGCATCCTTACCACTCAGAGGGCCAGACAAAGCATCCTTCTCAACCAGAGGGCCAGAAGCAAAGGCAGAGACCCCCCGGTGGGGCCCCACCTGGTTCCACCGGCCCCAGGCCCACGGCCAGAGCCTCCAACCAGGCAGAGCCCCAACACAGAGCCCAGGCTCGAGGGAGGCCTCCACAGACACCAATGGATGATGACGAGGAGCAGCCCCCACCACTACCCCAGCCCAGGAAGAAAGGCCCTCACCCCCCCAGACACTGA
- the LOC112266360 gene encoding T-cell surface antigen CD2 isoform X1, whose amino-acid sequence MACTLPLALLVLHGFLSLSADSCNYYLKPEADLTIQLNYNELSSKEITWKHNGEVIFKRKNGKYSALTGLNILDDGSLQLKGLVSANEGTYKAEVFDSEGKSIKDQSFRLCMKEKVSKPSVKFTCSDKDVTFTCILTNTEGVTFKWRKNGKPLNGGEKTTLIIGLKELKEPDTFTCSAVNEVSNETSDIIKPTCKAVSKSIDRHLLFGFDFLTMVCILAGGGGLVLLLIIITLVCCCLSRRKSQMRFEEERELRLAPLTKTQHPYHSEGQTKHPSQPEGQKQRQRPPGGAPPGSTGPRPTARASNQAEPQHRAQARGRPPQTPMDDDEEQPPPLPQPRKKGPHPPRH is encoded by the exons ATGGCCTGTACATTACCACTGGCATTACTTGTCCTTCAtggatttctctctctttcagcag ATTCATGCAATTATTATTTAAAACCTGAAGCTGACTTGACCATCCAACTTAATTACAATGAATTGAGTTCGAAAGAAATAACCTGGAAACACAATGGCGAAGTTATATTTAAAAGAAAGAATGGAAAGTACTCAGCCTTGACTGGTTTGAACATCTTAGATGATGGGTCTCTCCAACTCAAAGGCCTGGTGTCGGCAAACGAAGGTACTTATAAAGCAGAAGTGTTCGACAGCGAAGGGAAAAGCATCAAAGATCAGTCCTTCAGACTGTGTATGAAGG AAAAGGTCTCCAAGCCCTCAGTGAAATTCACCTGTTCTGATAAGGACGTCACCTTTACCTGTATCTTGACCAACACTGAGGGAGTGACTTTCAAGTGGAGAAAGAACGGAAAGCCTTTaaatgggggggaaaaaacaacctTGATCATCGGTCTGAAAGAACTGAAAGAGCCGGACACCTTCACCTGCTCTGCAGTCAATGAGGTCAGCAATGAGACAAGTGACATCATCAAACCAACATGCAAGG CTGTCTCAAAATCGATTGATCGGCATTTACTGTTTGGTTTTGATTTCTTGACCATGGTGTGCATCCTGGCCGGGGGAGGGGGCTTGGtactcctcctcatcatcatcaccttggTGTGCTGTTGCCTCAGCCGACGCAAGAGCCAGATGCGCTTTGAAG AGGAAAGAGAGTTAAGACTAGCCCCCCTGACCAAGACCCAGCATCCTTACCACTCAGAGGGCCAGACAAAGCATCCTTCTCAACCAGAGGGCCAGAAGCAAAGGCAGAGACCCCCCGGTGGGGCCCCACCTGGTTCCACCGGCCCCAGGCCCACGGCCAGAGCCTCCAACCAGGCAGAGCCCCAACACAGAGCCCAGGCTCGAGGGAGGCCTCCACAGACACCAATGGATGATGACGAGGAGCAGCCCCCACCACTACCCCAGCCCAGGAAGAAAGGCCCTCACCCCCCCAGACACTGA